Proteins encoded in a region of the Deltaproteobacteria bacterium genome:
- a CDS encoding acyl-CoA dehydrogenase yields the protein MDFSQDADYQSISSEAGKLAGGFDDGYWLEHDEKKLFPWEFYNAFAAAGWVGVLVPEAYGGAGLGVMHAGALLRAVAGSAGAMNAASTLHLSIFGMGPVIHHGSEAMKRKYLPPTATGELHVSFGVTEDDAGTDTSRIRTLARRDGSGWVVNGKKVWNTKAQQAQKILLLARTTPREECKRRLDGMTLFLADLDRAHCEIREIPKLGRNAVNSNEVFIHDLPVSNDDVVGEVGRGFYTLLDGINPERIVISAEACGIGFRALERAIAYAKERVVFDRPIGQNQAIAHPLADSYSELVAAELLWQKAAWTYDRGEPAGPLANMAKVRCADASFRACDRALQTLGGFGYAREYHVERYWREARLMRIAPISQEMALNFVAEHVLELPRSY from the coding sequence ATGGACTTCAGCCAGGACGCGGACTACCAGAGCATCAGCTCCGAGGCCGGAAAGCTCGCCGGCGGCTTCGACGACGGCTACTGGCTCGAGCACGACGAGAAGAAGCTCTTCCCCTGGGAGTTCTACAACGCCTTCGCGGCCGCGGGCTGGGTCGGCGTGCTGGTCCCGGAGGCCTACGGGGGGGCCGGGCTCGGCGTGATGCACGCGGGCGCGCTGCTGCGCGCGGTGGCGGGCAGCGCCGGGGCGATGAACGCGGCCTCGACCCTGCACCTGTCGATCTTCGGCATGGGCCCCGTGATCCATCACGGCTCCGAAGCGATGAAGCGCAAGTACCTGCCGCCGACCGCGACCGGCGAGCTGCACGTCTCGTTCGGGGTGACCGAGGACGACGCCGGCACCGACACCTCGCGGATCCGCACCTTAGCGCGCCGGGACGGCAGCGGCTGGGTCGTGAACGGCAAGAAGGTCTGGAACACCAAGGCGCAGCAGGCGCAGAAGATCCTGCTGCTCGCGCGCACGACGCCGCGCGAGGAGTGCAAACGCCGCCTGGACGGGATGACGCTGTTCCTGGCCGATCTCGACCGCGCGCACTGCGAGATCCGCGAGATCCCGAAGCTCGGGCGAAACGCGGTGAACTCGAACGAGGTCTTCATCCACGATCTGCCGGTCTCGAACGACGACGTCGTGGGCGAGGTCGGGCGCGGCTTCTACACGCTTCTCGACGGCATCAACCCGGAGCGGATCGTGATCTCGGCCGAGGCGTGCGGGATCGGCTTCCGGGCGCTCGAGCGGGCGATCGCGTACGCGAAGGAGCGCGTGGTCTTCGATCGGCCGATCGGGCAGAACCAGGCGATCGCGCACCCGCTGGCCGACTCCTACAGCGAGCTGGTCGCGGCGGAGCTGCTGTGGCAGAAGGCGGCCTGGACCTACGATCGCGGCGAGCCGGCCGGCCCGCTCGCGAACATGGCGAAGGTCCGCTGCGCGGACGCGTCGTTCCGGGCCTGCGACCGCGCGCTGCAGACGCTCGGCGGGTTCGGCTACGCGCGCGAGTACCACGTCGAGCGCTACTGGCGCGAGGCGCGGCTGATGCGGATCGCGCCGATCTCGCAGGAGATGGCGCTGAACTTCGTCGCCGAGCACGTGCTCGAGCTGCCGCGCTCGTACTGA
- the cyoE gene encoding protoheme IX farnesyltransferase, producing the protein MGERAGRVPPSASARGCAVSAAAEYFALTKPRLLPLVLFSGVPALFMAQGRWPSFELAALTLLGTALAAGAANSLNSYLERDRDAQMERTRTRPLAAGRLDPRRALAFGLGLSCLGTGLLWIASGPAAASIALGAILFYVFVYTLWLKPRTPFAVVVGGVAGAIAPLIVDAAVNGYVSAAGWLLFAIIFIWQPPHFYAIALHRRADYAEARFPMLHDRIGEDATRTRIVLWILALVPVTLAPVALGLLGSTYAVIAGALGLWFLGEALVLRRRRDRDSARRTFLVSLVYLLGTFAGMIGDLVWRSVA; encoded by the coding sequence ATCGGCGAGCGCGCAGGTCGCGTCCCGCCGTCCGCGAGCGCTCGAGGGTGCGCGGTGAGCGCCGCGGCCGAGTACTTCGCGCTGACCAAGCCGCGACTGCTGCCGCTCGTGCTCTTCTCGGGCGTTCCCGCGCTCTTCATGGCGCAGGGGCGTTGGCCGTCGTTCGAGCTCGCCGCGCTGACGCTGCTCGGCACGGCCCTCGCGGCGGGCGCCGCGAACTCGCTGAACAGCTACCTCGAACGGGATCGCGACGCGCAGATGGAGCGCACGCGAACGCGCCCGTTGGCCGCAGGAAGGCTCGACCCGCGCCGCGCGCTCGCCTTCGGGCTGGGGCTCTCGTGTCTCGGAACGGGGCTGCTCTGGATCGCCTCCGGACCGGCTGCCGCATCCATCGCGCTGGGCGCGATCCTGTTCTACGTGTTCGTGTACACGCTCTGGCTGAAGCCGCGCACGCCGTTCGCGGTCGTCGTCGGTGGGGTCGCGGGCGCGATCGCGCCGCTGATCGTCGACGCGGCCGTGAACGGCTACGTATCTGCGGCCGGCTGGCTGCTCTTCGCGATCATCTTCATCTGGCAGCCGCCGCACTTCTACGCGATCGCGCTGCATCGCCGCGCGGACTACGCGGAAGCGCGGTTCCCGATGCTTCACGATCGGATCGGCGAGGACGCGACGCGAACGCGGATCGTGCTCTGGATCCTCGCGCTCGTCCCCGTGACGCTCGCGCCCGTCGCGCTGGGACTGCTCGGCTCGACCTACGCGGTGATCGCGGGCGCGCTCGGGCTGTGGTTCCTCGGCGAGGCGCTCGTGCTGCGGCGCCGCCGCGATCGCGACAGCGCGCGCCGCACGTTTCTGGTCTCGCTCGTCTACCTGCTGGGCACGTTCGCGGGGATGATCGGCGATCTGGTCTGGCGCAGCGTCGCGTGA
- the rpmG gene encoding 50S ribosomal protein L33: MAKKGAREKIKLESTAGTGFFYTTRKNKQNTPDKLEIKKFDPVARKHVVFKEAKLK, from the coding sequence ATGGCGAAAAAGGGCGCGCGCGAGAAGATCAAGCTGGAGAGCACCGCGGGTACGGGCTTCTTCTACACCACCCGGAAGAACAAGCAGAACACCCCGGACAAGCTCGAGATCAAGAAATTCGACCCGGTCGCGCGCAAGCACGTCGTCTTCAAGGAAGCGAAGCTGAAGTAG
- a CDS encoding CoA transferase, whose protein sequence is MGGVIARSLTPRAPGCEGPAMTAPLEGIRVVEVASFVAAPSAGALLADLGAEVIKVEVPEGELYRHTRPRMNGFDSDIDVSPAFEMDNRGKRSLALDLSRPEARDALLRVIDRADVLLTNLLPGRQLRFGLDPATLRARRPGLVHATLNGYGTRGDEADRPAFDYTAYWARTGMMDILRAPDATPAFLRPGTGDHAAGMSLVCGILAALRVRDRTGVGQAIEVSLLQIGLYIQGNDLAQVLVAGESPPMHDRKQPRNPLWNLYPTRDERWLMLVMIDSIRYWAPLCRALGREDLIADPRFSGAVERYKNSRALVEILDPIFVSRSLADWEQALETSGIIWSAVRRLDEVAADPQARDMGYLPTVEHPRVGAFTGVGTPFLMSAFPMPANRPAPELGADSAELLREAGLSADEIAKLLG, encoded by the coding sequence ATGGGCGGCGTTATAGCACGCTCCTTGACACCTCGCGCCCCCGGGTGTGAGGGTCCGGCGATGACCGCACCGCTCGAGGGAATCCGGGTCGTCGAGGTCGCGAGCTTCGTCGCCGCGCCATCCGCGGGGGCGCTGCTCGCGGATCTGGGCGCGGAGGTGATCAAGGTCGAGGTGCCCGAGGGGGAGCTGTACCGGCACACCCGTCCGCGGATGAACGGGTTCGACAGCGACATCGACGTCTCGCCCGCCTTCGAGATGGACAATCGCGGCAAGCGCTCGCTCGCGCTCGACCTGTCCCGGCCCGAGGCGCGCGACGCGCTCCTGCGCGTGATCGATCGCGCCGACGTGCTCCTCACCAACCTGCTCCCCGGGCGCCAGCTCCGCTTCGGCCTCGATCCCGCGACCCTTCGCGCGCGCCGCCCCGGGCTCGTCCACGCGACACTGAACGGTTATGGAACGCGCGGGGACGAGGCCGACCGGCCCGCGTTCGACTACACCGCCTACTGGGCGCGCACGGGCATGATGGACATCCTGCGCGCGCCGGATGCGACGCCGGCGTTCCTCCGCCCGGGAACCGGCGATCACGCCGCCGGCATGTCGCTCGTCTGCGGAATCCTCGCCGCGCTGCGCGTGCGCGACCGCACCGGCGTCGGCCAGGCGATCGAAGTGTCGCTGCTGCAGATCGGCCTGTACATCCAGGGAAACGACCTCGCGCAGGTTCTCGTCGCCGGCGAGAGCCCGCCGATGCACGACCGCAAGCAGCCGCGCAATCCGCTCTGGAACCTCTACCCGACCCGGGACGAGCGCTGGCTGATGCTGGTGATGATCGACTCGATCCGATACTGGGCACCGCTCTGTCGCGCGCTCGGGCGCGAGGACCTGATCGCCGACCCGCGCTTCTCCGGAGCGGTCGAGCGCTACAAGAACTCGCGCGCGCTGGTCGAGATCCTCGACCCGATCTTCGTCTCGCGCTCGCTCGCGGACTGGGAGCAGGCGCTCGAGACGTCCGGCATCATCTGGTCCGCGGTGCGCCGACTGGACGAGGTGGCCGCGGACCCGCAGGCACGCGACATGGGCTACCTGCCGACGGTGGAGCACCCGCGCGTGGGCGCGTTTACGGGCGTGGGAACGCCCTTCCTGATGTCCGCGTTCCCGATGCCCGCGAATCGCCCGGCGCCGGAGCTCGGCGCGGACTCCGCCGAGCTGCTTCGCGAAGCCGGCCTGTCCGCGGACGAGATCGCGAAGCTCCTCGGCTGA